One genomic region from Salvelinus fontinalis isolate EN_2023a chromosome 18, ASM2944872v1, whole genome shotgun sequence encodes:
- the LOC129815771 gene encoding uncharacterized protein LOC129815771: LQRETEKLNNKIKGNLALNGVATQSSLYGNREASDAIDGKRNTHYGSCTHTLKDRDPWWRVDLLNVYRITEVTLTNRGDCCPERLDGAEIRIGNSLENNGINNPRCAVISHIPAGEAHTFQCNEMEGRYVVVVIPGRSEWLTLCELEVHGTPAVTGEHSGAARDSLQTSYNNLTKERDQIQRETEKLNNKIKGNLALNGVATQSSLYGNREASDAIDGKRNTHFGSCTHTLKDRDPWWRVDLLNVYRITEVTLTNRGDCCPERLDGAEIRIGNSLENNGINNPRCAVISHIPAGEAHTFQCNEMEGRYVVVVIPGRSEWLTLCELEVHGTPAGRPCPEGWKTSVSSCYYTTTGIKTWEESREDCNERGAHLVIINSREEQTFINGLYGPGNETWIGLMNVDTEGTWKWVDGTPLTTAYWRTGKPSSYLGANQDCVEFFHRSSDPGEWNDEECHKSNNWICEIF, translated from the exons GAAATTTGGCGTTGAACGGAGTGGCCACTCAGTCATCACTGTATGGGAATCGCGAAGCTTCCGATGCCATTGATGGGAAAAGAAACACGCACTATGGATCCTGCACCCATACTCTGAAAGACAGAGACCCGTGGTGGAGAGTGGACCTGCTGAATGTGTACAGAATAACAGAGGTCACCCTCACCAACAGAGGAGACTGCTGTCCTGAGAGGCTTGATGGTGCTGAGATCCGCATCGGTAACTCACTGGAGAACAACGGCATCAACAACCCCAG atgtgCCGTCATCTCCCACATCCCAGCAGGAGAGGCCCACACCTTCCAGTGCAATGAGATGGAGGGTCGCTACGTTGTTGTGGTCATCCCTGGCAGGTCGGAATGGCTCACTCTGTGTGAGTTGGAAGTTCATGGTACTCCTGCAG TTACTGGTGAGCATTCCGGTGCAGCGAGAGACAGCTtacagaccagctacaacaacctgactaaagagagagaccagatacagagggagacagagaagctgAACAACAAGATCAAAG GAAATTTGGCGTTGAACGGAGTGGCCACTCAGTCATCACTGTATGGGAATCGCGAAGCTTCCGATGCCATTGATGGGAAAAGAAACACGCACTTTGGATCCTGCACCCATACTCTGAAAGACAGAGACCCGTGGTGGAGAGTGGACCTGCTGAATGTGTACAGAATAACAGAGGTCACCCTCACCAACAGAGGAGACTGCTGTCCTGAGAGGCTTGATGGTGCTGAGATCCGCATCGGTAACTCACTGGAGAACAACGGCATCAACAACCCCAG atgtgCCGTCATCTCCCACATCCCAGCAGGAGAGGCCCACACCTTCCAGTGCAATGAGATGGAGGGTCGCTACGTTGTTGTGGTCATCCCTGGCAGGTCGGAATGGCTCACTCTGTGTGAGTTGGAAGTTCATGGTACTCCTGCAG GGAGACCCTGTCCTGAAGGATGGAAGACATCTGTCTCCAGCTGTTACTACACCACCACCGGGATTAAAAcctgggaggagagcagagaggactgCAACGAGAGAGGAGCACACCTGGTGATCATaaacagcagagaggaacag ACATTTATCAATGGGTTATACGGACCGGGGAATGAGACTTGGATCGGTCTGATGAACGTTGACACTGAGGGGACCTGGAAATGGGTGGACGGCACACCACTAACCACAGC GTATTGGAGGACTGGAAAGCCTAGCAGCTATTTAGGGGCAAACCAGGACTGTGTGGAGTTTTTCCATCGTTCATCAGACCCAGGGGAGTGGAACGACGAGGAATGTCACAAGTCAAACAACTGGATCTGTGAGATATTTTAA